The window ACAGCTTTACAACAAACAGTTAGACAGCAGAATAATTCAAAGACAAGAAGAAATCTCACATCGATTATTTGAACATGAAAAAGCAGAACGCGAACAAGGTGAAGACGACAAACGCAAAGGAGAAACAGCCACCGATAAAGAGCGCAAAATGCCGCCTTCTATCGAAAAATATTTAAAGGAAAAAGCAAAAGAAATCGAATTTTACAAAACCTTGCCTCCTGAATTCAGTCCTTACTACAAAGACAGAGTCAAAGACTATTTTAACAATCTACAATCCTAAAAATACCAGATGATATTGTGTATCGAAACAAGTGGAGAAATATGCAGCATTGCTTTGGCAGCAAGTCATGACCAAGTATTTTATCTTGAAAATCGTGAACTCAATGCGCACTCCAAATTCCTATTGCCTATGATAGACAGTATTTTTGCGGAAAATCAGCTTCCCAAGCATTCACTCAATGCAATAGCACTTTCTGCCGGTCCCGGCTCATACACAGGCTTACGAATAGGGAGTGCGGCTGCCAAAAGTATTTGTATGGCATACGACATTCCCCTTATCAGCATAAGCACACTCGAAATACTTGCCACAGCCATGCACAACACTGAACACAAATCAGAATATCTGGTTCCCTTGTTGGACGCACGAAGAATGGAGGTATATACAGCCGTTTTTGATTCAAATGCAAAACGCATGAGCATTGATACACCACATATCTTATCTGAAGATACTGCTCAGCTATGGAACAACAAGAATGCTGCACTCGCAGGTTCTGGTGCCGACAAAACTCACCAACACCTGAAAAAACTCGGGATTGAAACCGAGCTTTTGGCAGGACTCTATCCGCAAGCAAACAACATGACCCTACTTGCTTTGGAAAAATACAAACAACAAGATTTCACCAACTTGAACAATTTCCAACCTTACTACCTGAAACCTTTTTATACCACTGCAACCCCCGTCCAATACAACACAAAATGAATGCATTAACCATTACAGAGTTTGAAAAAGAAGCCCAAAATGCGCTAATCTTAGACTTGAGAAACAAATATGTTTTTGAAATAGGCTTTATCCCCCACTCTATTAACATCGGAATTGATGGAGATTATAAAACATATCTGAGCAAAATAACAGAAAAAGACCGCAAAATGGTATTAGTTTGTTCAGACAAACTCGAAAAAGAAAGTACCAAACTACTTATCAAACAAGGTTATACAAATATTGCAGGTTGGCTGAATGGAGGGTTTGAAAATTGGAAGCAATCAC is drawn from Bacteroidota bacterium and contains these coding sequences:
- the tsaB gene encoding tRNA (adenosine(37)-N6)-threonylcarbamoyltransferase complex dimerization subunit type 1 TsaB translates to MILCIETSGEICSIALAASHDQVFYLENRELNAHSKFLLPMIDSIFAENQLPKHSLNAIALSAGPGSYTGLRIGSAAAKSICMAYDIPLISISTLEILATAMHNTEHKSEYLVPLLDARRMEVYTAVFDSNAKRMSIDTPHILSEDTAQLWNNKNAALAGSGADKTHQHLKKLGIETELLAGLYPQANNMTLLALEKYKQQDFTNLNNFQPYYLKPFYTTATPVQYNTK